In Streptomyces qaidamensis, one DNA window encodes the following:
- a CDS encoding cytochrome b: MADDNGSPRSATRGERLVSVLDKRLPVGSAGKEFLRKAFPDHWSFLLGEIALYSLVVLVVTGVYLTFFFDPSMAESPYTGSYVPLQGVMTSEAYASVMHISFDVRGGLLIRQMHHWGALVFVAAIGVHLLRVFFTGAFRRPREVNWTIGVTMFMLALLEGFCGYSLPDDLLSGTGLRTAQGIMLSIPIVGTYLSFFVFGGEFPGDEIIPRLYVAHILLLPGVLLALVALHLTFVIYHKHTQWARPGRTNRNVIGKPFFPQYTAKSVGLLFTVGGVLALMGALMQINPIWTFGPYRPDKVSIDSQPDWYVGFLEGALRLTPAAETDVAGHTIVWDVFLPGVVLPTALFVILYSYPFFERWITGPMPEQHLCDRPRDQPTRTALGVAAVSAYAILLLAGGQDVIALVFRIPLEVITYTLRTALFLVPFLSYHATKRACLGLQAADRRRLLEGLATAEVRQNTDGGYQQARTLLPSAEAYRILVRAEPRPRAHGTEVWRWFRKHRLRNALSRWYFGERVEMPATSWQRRRVEAVRAGPGEADETGES; encoded by the coding sequence GTGGCTGACGACAACGGATCGCCCCGGTCCGCCACGCGCGGCGAGCGGCTGGTGAGCGTGCTCGACAAGCGCCTGCCGGTCGGCTCCGCGGGCAAGGAGTTCCTACGCAAGGCGTTCCCCGACCACTGGTCGTTCCTTCTGGGCGAGATCGCCCTGTACAGCCTTGTCGTCCTCGTGGTCACGGGTGTCTACCTGACCTTCTTCTTCGACCCCAGCATGGCGGAATCCCCGTACACCGGCTCGTACGTACCCCTACAGGGCGTGATGACGTCGGAGGCCTACGCCTCCGTCATGCACATCAGCTTCGACGTCCGCGGCGGTCTGCTGATCCGTCAGATGCACCACTGGGGGGCACTGGTGTTCGTGGCCGCGATCGGCGTGCACCTGCTGCGCGTCTTCTTCACGGGCGCCTTCCGGCGACCGCGGGAAGTGAACTGGACGATCGGCGTGACCATGTTCATGCTGGCGCTGCTGGAGGGCTTCTGCGGATACTCGCTCCCCGACGACCTGCTTTCGGGGACCGGCCTGCGCACGGCCCAGGGCATCATGCTGTCGATCCCGATCGTCGGGACCTACCTGTCGTTCTTCGTCTTCGGCGGCGAGTTCCCCGGTGACGAGATCATCCCGCGTCTGTACGTGGCCCACATCCTGCTGCTGCCCGGGGTGCTCCTGGCCCTCGTGGCCCTCCACCTGACCTTCGTCATCTACCACAAGCACACCCAGTGGGCCCGGCCCGGCCGCACCAATCGCAATGTGATCGGCAAGCCGTTCTTCCCGCAGTACACCGCCAAGTCCGTCGGCCTGCTGTTCACCGTCGGGGGCGTCCTCGCGCTGATGGGCGCCCTGATGCAGATCAACCCGATCTGGACGTTCGGTCCCTACCGGCCCGACAAGGTCTCCATCGACTCCCAGCCGGACTGGTACGTGGGCTTCCTGGAAGGCGCGCTGCGCCTGACACCCGCCGCGGAGACCGACGTGGCCGGGCACACCATCGTGTGGGACGTCTTCCTGCCCGGTGTGGTGCTGCCGACCGCCCTGTTCGTCATCCTCTACAGCTATCCGTTCTTCGAACGGTGGATCACCGGGCCGATGCCCGAGCAGCACCTGTGCGACCGCCCGCGCGATCAGCCCACCCGCACCGCCCTGGGTGTCGCCGCCGTGTCCGCCTACGCCATCCTGCTCCTGGCCGGCGGGCAGGACGTGATCGCGCTCGTCTTCCGCATCCCGCTGGAGGTGATCACCTACACCCTCCGCACCGCCCTCTTCCTGGTGCCGTTCCTGTCCTACCACGCCACGAAACGAGCCTGCCTGGGGCTGCAGGCCGCCGACCGCCGACGTCTGCTGGAAGGACTGGCGACCGCCGAGGTGCGGCAGAACACGGACGGTGGCTACCAGCAGGCACGCACGCTGCTTCCGTCGGCCGAGGCCTACCGCATCCTCGTGCGCGCCGAGCCACGACCACGGGCACACGGCACGGAGGTCTGGCGCTGGTTCCGCAAGCACCGCCTCCGCAACGCGCTCAGCCGGTGGTACTTCGGCGAGCGGGTCGAGATGCCCGCCACATCGTGGCAGCGGCGCCGCGTCGAAGCCGTACGGGCCGGCCCCGGCGAGGCGGACGAGACCGGCGAGTCGTGA